In a genomic window of Dehalococcoidia bacterium:
- a CDS encoding TetR/AcrR family transcriptional regulator, translating into MSEYNQTEEKIVDAALYVLLAHGIKKTTIEDVAARCGLTRATVYRYFKDKRQLIRASILHMVNVLNEALASMDKHRYYDTEKSATLIKEAVSLMPKGDISTRIIELKQLYPEIFAEYQIARLASIRGIYRRVFNAAKRDGLITPSETDWNLVQTILSEATLYVAESPLVLSYGTSVGHIYSAVLDIMLYGIMGRRKKR; encoded by the coding sequence ATGTCTGAGTACAACCAGACCGAGGAGAAGATCGTCGACGCCGCCCTGTACGTTCTCCTTGCTCACGGTATAAAAAAAACTACTATCGAGGATGTTGCAGCGCGCTGCGGACTGACACGGGCCACCGTGTACCGCTACTTTAAAGATAAGAGGCAACTGATAAGGGCCAGCATTCTGCACATGGTGAATGTGCTTAACGAGGCGCTGGCCAGCATGGATAAACACAGGTACTACGATACCGAGAAATCCGCCACGCTGATCAAGGAGGCGGTGTCTTTAATGCCCAAAGGGGACATCTCCACACGCATTATCGAGCTCAAACAGCTTTATCCGGAGATATTCGCAGAGTACCAGATCGCTCGTCTGGCCTCGATCCGTGGGATATACAGGCGTGTTTTTAACGCGGCCAAGCGGGATGGGCTGATCACTCCTTCTGAGACAGACTGGAACCTGGTGCAGACGATACTTTCAGAGGCGACGCTCTACGTTGCCGAGAGCCCGCTGGTGCTATCGTACGGCACGTCGGTGGGACACATATACTCGGCCGTGCTGGATATCATGCTCTACGGCATCATGGGCAGGCGCAAGAAACGTTAA
- the hemC gene encoding hydroxymethylbilane synthase produces MNNKIVIGSRGSRLAMIQAESVARDLRQARPGLDIEIIKIVTEGDRNRSVSIDLAGDTGIFVKALEEALLNRSIDIAVHSLKDLPTVLPQQLHLAAVTERLDPRDALVACSPLADLNSGSKIGTGSLRRAVQLKHLRPDLEVCSIRGNVDSRLRRVSSGQLEGIIVAAAALLRLGWSDKITGYLPLEFFLPAVGQGALAVEAREGDGRVEEILGTINHVPTWQAITAERAFLHAVEGGCRAPIAALASAHADILEIQAMVSDREGEIIMKDSYRGLADTPQEAGEKLALRMLKAGAASLIKDARCR; encoded by the coding sequence GTGAATAATAAGATTGTAATCGGCTCCCGGGGAAGCAGACTGGCCATGATCCAGGCGGAGTCGGTGGCGCGCGACCTCAGGCAGGCCCGGCCCGGGCTCGATATCGAGATAATCAAGATCGTAACGGAGGGCGACCGCAACCGTAGCGTGAGCATCGACCTGGCCGGCGACACAGGCATCTTCGTCAAGGCGCTGGAGGAAGCCCTGTTGAACCGCAGCATAGATATTGCAGTGCACAGCCTCAAGGATCTGCCGACCGTTCTGCCGCAGCAACTGCACCTGGCCGCTGTGACGGAGCGACTGGACCCTCGCGACGCGCTGGTCGCCTGTTCCCCGCTGGCTGATCTGAATTCCGGCTCGAAGATAGGTACCGGAAGCCTGCGCCGCGCGGTGCAACTCAAACACCTCCGTCCGGACCTGGAGGTCTGCAGTATCCGCGGCAACGTGGACAGCCGACTGCGCCGTGTGAGCTCCGGACAACTGGAGGGTATAATAGTCGCCGCAGCAGCGCTGCTCAGGCTCGGCTGGAGTGATAAAATAACCGGGTACCTTCCCCTGGAATTCTTTCTGCCTGCTGTGGGTCAGGGCGCACTGGCTGTAGAAGCCAGGGAGGGCGACGGCAGAGTAGAGGAGATCCTCGGAACGATCAACCATGTGCCCACGTGGCAAGCCATAACCGCGGAACGGGCATTCCTGCATGCGGTGGAGGGAGGCTGTCGCGCGCCCATAGCAGCCCTGGCCTCGGCACATGCTGATATTTTGGAGATTCAGGCTATGGTGTCGGACAGGGAAGGGGAAATAATAATGAAAGACTCATATCGGGGTCTGGCAGATACGCCGCAGGAAGCCGGCGAAAAGCTTGCGCTCAGGATGCTGAAGGCGGGCGCCGCCAGCCTGATAAAGGATGCGAGATGCCGCTGA
- the hemB gene encoding porphobilinogen synthase, whose translation MPVFPELRMRRLRKSPALRSLVRETQLDCGDFVFPLFIVEGKGIKSEIDAMPGIFHFSVDKLAAEIDELVRLKVPAVLLFGVVNKKDERGSAALDPEGVVQQAVRAIKRTAPQMIVITDVCLCEYTDHGHCGVIVKGDVDNDKTLPLLADMALSHASSGADMVAPSDMMDGRVMPIRKALDGNGFSHIPILSYAAKYASAFYGPFREAAGSAPQFGDRKSYQMDPPNVREALREIEEDINEGADIVMVKPALAYLDVIRRARDSFNCPLAAYNVSGEYAMVKAAASRGWIDGKRVTLEILGSIKRAGADIIISYHAREAAAWLAGQA comes from the coding sequence ATGCCAGTATTTCCGGAATTACGTATGCGCCGACTGAGAAAAAGCCCCGCGCTAAGATCGCTGGTGAGGGAAACCCAGCTGGATTGCGGCGACTTTGTCTTCCCCCTTTTTATCGTGGAAGGCAAGGGCATAAAGAGCGAGATTGATGCCATGCCCGGCATCTTCCATTTCTCCGTGGATAAGCTTGCCGCCGAGATCGATGAACTGGTTCGGCTTAAAGTGCCCGCCGTGCTGCTCTTCGGTGTGGTGAACAAGAAGGACGAGAGAGGCTCGGCCGCCCTCGATCCCGAGGGTGTTGTCCAGCAGGCCGTGCGGGCTATAAAGAGAACCGCTCCGCAGATGATAGTGATCACCGATGTCTGCCTGTGTGAGTACACCGACCACGGCCACTGCGGGGTGATCGTCAAAGGCGATGTCGATAACGACAAAACGCTGCCTCTTCTGGCCGACATGGCCCTCTCCCATGCCTCATCCGGCGCGGACATGGTTGCGCCGTCAGACATGATGGACGGGCGGGTGATGCCTATTAGAAAAGCGCTGGATGGCAACGGCTTCAGCCATATACCGATACTGTCATACGCAGCTAAATACGCCTCTGCCTTTTACGGGCCTTTCCGGGAGGCGGCCGGCTCGGCTCCCCAGTTCGGCGACCGCAAGTCATATCAGATGGACCCTCCCAACGTGCGCGAGGCGCTCAGAGAGATCGAAGAGGACATCAACGAGGGCGCCGATATCGTCATGGTCAAACCGGCGCTGGCGTACCTGGACGTTATCCGCCGGGCGCGGGACAGTTTCAATTGCCCGCTGGCTGCATATAACGTGAGCGGCGAATATGCCATGGTCAAAGCCGCCGCATCGCGCGGCTGGATCGATGGGAAAAGGGTCACCCTGGAGATACTCGGTTCCATCAAAAGGGCCGGGGCGGATATCATTATCAGCTACCACGCCAGGGAAGCCGCCGCATGGCTTGCCGGGCAGGCTTAA
- a CDS encoding RNA methyltransferase encodes MVESSPGSILEILYTGDPPSGYARYALRCLTPAQMKSISSTVVSQGIAAVVQLPADTYTDKPPADAGSRILLLEDIQDPGNVGTLIRTAAAFNYSGIILTEKCADPFSPKCIQSTAGTALSLWIRRTVAYLDLVGDLKKMGYILAAADLRGTQVPSLLQEPARLVLALGNEAAGLSESLLKKADYRVRIPIAGTKAESLNVAACGAICMYLSSLK; translated from the coding sequence GTGGTCGAGAGCAGTCCCGGCAGTATACTGGAGATATTGTATACGGGTGACCCGCCCTCCGGCTATGCCCGCTACGCACTGCGATGCCTGACACCCGCCCAGATGAAATCCATCAGTTCCACAGTCGTATCCCAGGGAATCGCAGCGGTGGTGCAGCTGCCGGCCGACACATATACTGATAAGCCGCCTGCAGATGCCGGGTCCAGGATCCTGCTGCTGGAAGATATACAGGATCCCGGCAACGTGGGTACGCTTATCCGCACTGCAGCCGCTTTCAATTACTCAGGGATTATACTGACCGAGAAATGCGCCGATCCCTTCTCCCCCAAATGCATACAATCTACGGCGGGCACCGCCCTGTCTCTCTGGATCAGAAGAACGGTCGCCTATCTCGACCTCGTAGGCGATCTGAAGAAGATGGGCTATATCCTGGCGGCGGCCGATCTGAGGGGAACGCAGGTACCTTCGTTACTGCAAGAGCCTGCCAGGCTGGTGCTTGCGCTGGGCAACGAGGCGGCTGGGCTGTCAGAATCACTGCTCAAGAAGGCCGATTATAGAGTGAGAATACCCATAGCCGGTACGAAGGCGGAGTCCCTGAATGTCGCCGCCTGCGGCGCCATCTGCATGTATTTGAGCAGCCTTAAATGA
- a CDS encoding Rid family detoxifying hydrolase: MKKTCIDNDFLLKAGPYSHIVEAGGFLFLTGIDPMDLEKGLIITDDIGKATEIVLENMKRSLESVGSSLAKVVKVTVFMRDMGDFAKLNEVYARYFPEQPPARTCVAVKEVPGNFQLKVEAIAIK, from the coding sequence TTGAAAAAGACGTGTATAGATAACGATTTCCTGCTTAAAGCGGGCCCCTACTCGCATATAGTTGAAGCGGGCGGCTTCCTTTTCCTGACGGGCATCGATCCCATGGACCTGGAAAAGGGCCTGATCATCACAGATGATATTGGCAAGGCCACCGAAATCGTCCTGGAGAACATGAAACGGTCTCTGGAATCGGTAGGAAGCAGCCTGGCGAAGGTTGTGAAAGTGACCGTTTTTATGCGCGATATGGGCGATTTCGCCAAATTGAATGAGGTCTATGCCAGGTACTTTCCCGAGCAGCCGCCGGCGCGGACCTGCGTGGCCGTCAAAGAAGTGCCCGGCAATTTTCAGCTCAAGGTAGAGGCTATCGCTATCAAATAG
- a CDS encoding sensor domain-containing diguanylate cyclase produces MPEEEAKTKKQLVAELEKLRKQVKQLKSLESEFKVVERELRNSEHQYRQLFEGAQHGIVILDADTGNIKRANPHLLKMLGYTHDDLLGKNLWDMEAFIDTEKSRAAAHHLKQQDHLRYEDFPLETRNGRRLDVEIESTVCQINDNRVVHCNIRDTTERKRLERELRLVATHDTMTGLPNRTLFRDRAQIALLHAQRSKKKVAVLSLDLDKFNTVNETMGNAVGDNLLKAAAERMTGLLRKSDTVARVGGDEFAIVVPEIEDIRSVDKVNHKIVDAFRHHFLVNGHKILVTVSVGTSVFPDDGRDIDTLINCADKCMYYVRSNGCNNYKISPGQK; encoded by the coding sequence ATGCCGGAAGAAGAGGCCAAAACCAAGAAGCAGCTCGTCGCTGAACTGGAGAAGTTGCGTAAGCAGGTCAAACAGCTTAAATCTCTGGAAAGCGAATTTAAAGTTGTTGAGCGGGAGTTGAGGAACTCCGAGCATCAATATCGACAGCTCTTTGAGGGTGCACAGCATGGAATCGTGATACTCGATGCGGATACGGGCAACATCAAGCGCGCCAATCCCCATCTGTTGAAAATGCTGGGATACACTCATGATGATCTGCTGGGGAAAAACCTGTGGGATATGGAGGCATTCATAGATACCGAAAAAAGCAGGGCCGCGGCGCATCATCTCAAACAACAGGACCATCTGCGCTATGAAGATTTCCCTTTAGAGACGAGAAACGGCCGCCGGCTGGATGTGGAGATCGAATCCACCGTATGCCAGATCAACGACAACCGCGTCGTCCACTGCAATATCCGTGATACGACAGAGCGAAAGCGGCTGGAGCGCGAATTACGGCTGGTGGCCACGCACGATACCATGACGGGACTCCCCAACAGGACTCTCTTCCGCGACCGCGCTCAAATAGCCCTATTACATGCCCAGCGCAGCAAAAAGAAGGTGGCCGTATTGTCTCTCGATCTCGACAAGTTCAATACCGTGAATGAGACTATGGGCAACGCGGTGGGAGACAATCTGTTAAAGGCAGCAGCCGAACGAATGACCGGGCTGCTGCGCAAGAGCGATACTGTGGCGCGCGTAGGCGGAGACGAGTTCGCCATTGTGGTACCCGAGATAGAGGATATCCGCAGCGTGGACAAGGTCAATCACAAGATTGTGGACGCCTTCAGGCATCATTTCCTGGTCAACGGCCATAAAATACTGGTCACCGTCAGCGTCGGCACATCCGTGTTTCCCGATGATGGAAGGGACATCGATACTCTGATAAATTGCGCCGATAAATGCATGTACTACGTGCGCTCAAACGGCTGCAATAATTACAAGATATCCCCCGGCCAGAAGTGA
- a CDS encoding DedA family protein translates to MATVFFKDTAAWQWAFRATDIVLHIDIYLGDLIQQYGIFVYGILFVIIFCETGLVVTPFLPGDSLLFAVGGFAALGTLNVWVLILLMWLAAALGDSFNYYIGNRIGEQVYIRDYKYVRREYIDRTHAFFEKYGGAAIVLARFAPILRTFTPFVAGVGNMNYPRFLFYNVAGGLLWVTIFILCGYFFGNLPFVRENFSIFILAIIIVSLMPAAIEFLKHWRANR, encoded by the coding sequence GTGGCTACTGTTTTTTTTAAAGATACGGCCGCCTGGCAGTGGGCGTTCAGGGCGACGGATATCGTTCTTCACATCGACATCTACCTTGGCGACCTCATTCAGCAGTATGGTATCTTTGTCTACGGAATACTGTTTGTTATCATATTCTGCGAAACCGGCCTGGTTGTGACTCCCTTTTTACCCGGGGACTCATTGCTTTTCGCTGTGGGCGGATTTGCGGCGCTGGGCACGCTGAATGTATGGGTATTGATCCTGTTGATGTGGCTGGCCGCCGCGCTGGGTGACAGCTTCAATTACTACATCGGCAACCGAATCGGGGAACAGGTCTACATCAGAGATTACAAATATGTCAGGAGGGAATATATCGACCGCACCCACGCTTTTTTCGAAAAGTACGGCGGCGCGGCCATCGTGCTGGCCAGGTTTGCGCCGATCCTCAGAACCTTTACCCCTTTCGTGGCGGGCGTCGGCAATATGAACTACCCCAGGTTCCTTTTCTACAACGTAGCGGGCGGCCTGCTATGGGTGACGATTTTTATATTGTGCGGATATTTCTTCGGCAACCTGCCTTTCGTTAGAGAGAACTTCTCGATCTTTATACTGGCCATAATCATTGTTTCGCTGATGCCGGCGGCAATTGAATTTCTCAAACACTGGAGGGCCAACCGCTGA
- the cobA gene encoding uroporphyrinogen-III C-methyltransferase, whose translation MPLKKGKVYLVGAGPGDPGLFTLKGVECLTAADVVVHDHLISNFILDHAPAAAEKIYVGKIGGSHHVEQDEINQLLISLARHGKTVVRLKGGDPYILGRGGEEAVSLRDAGIPYEVVPGITSAVAVPAYAGIPVTQRGLSSSLTILTGHEDPTKRGSHIRWDMLARSGSTLVILMGMQNLRSITRLLLKHGMKAGTPVAVIRDGTLPTQFTITGTLKNIAQKAAASGMTAPAVIVIGRVVEVRRDLRWFEVFPLFGKRVLVTRAGSQAGGLEKLLLRRGAQPVRFSSIEIRPIRAKQQLDKCISHLNEYDWLAFTSANGVHAFFHRMSEMQKDTRALAGLRIGSIGTMTARALNTYGITADYIPAVHTGKGFLKDLRNADIKGKRFLLPRADIADDEITEGLRKLGARVDEVAVYHTVRPRGNLSRLKDLLLPGKLDVITFTSSSTVTNLLAGLSAEEIKQIKAKIACIGPKTAATAVKAGLKAHILAKEQTMAGLIEAVEEYFHKEA comes from the coding sequence ATGCCGCTGAAGAAAGGGAAGGTCTATCTGGTCGGCGCAGGCCCGGGCGATCCCGGCCTGTTCACCCTCAAGGGCGTTGAGTGCCTTACCGCGGCGGACGTGGTCGTCCATGATCACCTGATCAGCAACTTTATCCTCGATCATGCGCCGGCAGCAGCCGAAAAAATTTATGTCGGCAAGATAGGCGGGAGCCACCATGTCGAGCAGGATGAGATCAATCAGCTCCTGATCAGCCTGGCCCGCCACGGAAAGACGGTGGTGCGTCTCAAGGGCGGCGACCCTTACATCCTGGGCAGGGGAGGCGAAGAGGCCGTCTCATTGAGGGACGCAGGTATCCCCTACGAAGTCGTGCCCGGCATCACCTCTGCCGTGGCTGTGCCGGCCTATGCCGGAATCCCGGTTACGCAGCGAGGGCTTTCATCCTCATTGACCATACTCACGGGCCATGAGGACCCCACCAAGCGAGGTTCCCATATCCGCTGGGATATGCTGGCCAGGTCCGGCAGCACACTGGTCATCCTGATGGGCATGCAAAACCTGCGCTCCATCACGAGACTTCTTTTAAAACACGGAATGAAAGCGGGCACCCCGGTGGCGGTCATCAGAGACGGCACATTGCCGACACAATTCACGATCACAGGCACATTGAAAAATATCGCTCAAAAAGCGGCAGCGTCCGGTATGACAGCCCCGGCCGTTATCGTCATCGGCCGCGTGGTGGAGGTGCGCCGGGACCTTCGCTGGTTCGAGGTCTTCCCCCTTTTCGGCAAACGTGTGCTGGTCACGCGCGCGGGCAGCCAGGCCGGAGGCCTAGAGAAGCTGCTCCTCCGGCGCGGCGCACAGCCCGTGCGTTTCTCCTCTATCGAGATACGTCCCATCCGAGCAAAGCAGCAACTGGACAAATGCATCTCGCATTTGAACGAATACGACTGGCTGGCATTCACCAGCGCCAACGGTGTCCATGCATTTTTCCATCGCATGAGTGAGATGCAGAAGGATACCCGTGCCCTGGCCGGCCTCAGGATAGGCTCCATCGGCACTATGACGGCGAGAGCGCTTAATACATACGGGATCACGGCGGACTACATACCGGCAGTCCACACCGGCAAGGGTTTCCTCAAAGACCTGCGTAACGCGGATATCAAGGGAAAACGCTTCCTGCTGCCCCGCGCCGACATAGCCGACGATGAGATCACGGAGGGTCTGAGAAAGCTTGGTGCGCGGGTAGACGAGGTCGCAGTCTACCATACCGTCAGGCCACGAGGAAATCTATCAAGGCTGAAGGACCTGCTGTTGCCCGGCAAGCTGGACGTAATCACGTTTACCAGCTCATCGACCGTGACCAACCTGCTGGCAGGGTTGAGCGCTGAAGAGATCAAACAGATCAAAGCTAAAATAGCCTGCATCGGCCCCAAGACTGCGGCGACAGCCGTAAAAGCGGGGCTGAAAGCGCATATACTCGCTAAAGAGCAGACTATGGCGGGATTGATCGAAGCTGTGGAGGAATACTTCCACAAGGAGGCCTGA
- a CDS encoding DEAD/DEAH box helicase → MSFENFNLHPSIMDGVRAQGYTEPTPIQLQAIPPIMQGRDIIGLAQTGTGKTAAFLLPVMDRLLKLPRGRIGAAVISPTRELAEQTCEAIDALGQYTGLKSISVYGGVGMDQQIRRLRSGVDIIVACPGRLLDHIWKSTIDLSFVEMLVIDEADRMFDMGFLPDIRSILRCLIRPRQTMLFSATMPPDIRRLVQEALRIPVTVQIGHAAPADTVSHSIYPVKQHLKIKLLTAVLRSFETDSVLVFTRTKHRADRVALQLKRSGFRATALHGDLAQNRRQAALDDFRDGSVKILVATDIAARGIDVLSISHVINVDMPESVDAYTHRIGRTGRIDQKGDALTFVTAADAALVKDIEKVLKTPLERRKLQGFDYDAPAPAVSEEGSQRRPGFGGHRTQPQRAAGARRR, encoded by the coding sequence TTGAGTTTCGAGAATTTCAATCTTCATCCAAGCATCATGGATGGTGTACGGGCACAGGGTTACACCGAGCCCACACCCATTCAGTTGCAGGCCATACCCCCCATTATGCAGGGGCGTGATATCATAGGCCTGGCGCAGACAGGCACGGGTAAAACGGCAGCCTTCCTGTTGCCGGTGATGGACCGCCTGCTGAAACTGCCGCGCGGGCGCATCGGCGCCGCGGTCATTTCGCCCACCCGTGAGCTGGCCGAACAAACTTGCGAGGCCATAGATGCGCTGGGACAGTACACCGGTTTAAAGAGCATTTCTGTTTACGGCGGTGTAGGCATGGACCAGCAAATCCGCAGGCTGCGCAGCGGCGTCGATATCATCGTGGCCTGCCCCGGCCGCCTGCTCGACCACATCTGGAAGAGCACGATAGACCTGTCCTTTGTCGAGATGCTGGTCATCGACGAGGCCGATCGCATGTTCGATATGGGCTTTCTGCCCGATATCAGGAGCATACTAAGGTGCCTTATCAGGCCTCGGCAGACCATGCTTTTCTCCGCCACCATGCCGCCCGATATTCGCAGGCTGGTGCAGGAGGCTCTGCGCATTCCTGTCACTGTACAGATCGGGCATGCGGCGCCGGCTGATACCGTATCCCATAGTATCTATCCGGTGAAACAACACCTGAAGATAAAGCTGCTTACGGCGGTGCTGCGCAGCTTCGAGACAGACTCGGTGCTGGTCTTTACCCGCACCAAGCACCGAGCCGACCGCGTTGCCCTGCAATTGAAAAGGTCGGGCTTCAGGGCCACAGCCCTGCACGGTGACCTGGCTCAGAACAGACGTCAGGCGGCTCTGGACGATTTCCGCGACGGCTCGGTTAAGATACTGGTAGCCACGGATATCGCGGCCCGGGGCATAGACGTCCTGAGCATCTCGCATGTTATCAATGTAGACATGCCGGAGAGCGTGGATGCGTACACACACCGCATTGGCCGCACCGGCCGTATCGATCAGAAGGGCGATGCCCTGACATTTGTAACGGCCGCTGACGCCGCTCTGGTCAAAGATATTGAGAAGGTGCTCAAAACACCGCTGGAAAGGCGTAAGCTACAGGGGTTCGATTACGATGCCCCGGCTCCCGCGGTGTCCGAGGAAGGAAGTCAGCGCCGCCCCGGTTTCGGAGGGCACAGGACGCAACCGCAGCGGGCCGCGGGCGCACGCAGGCGTTAA
- a CDS encoding ATP-dependent 6-phosphofructokinase has translation MVRKGRIAILTGGGDCPGINAVIRAVAKKAMLELEMEVVGISDGYEGLLHNRHRILHYDDVSGIINLGGTILGTSNKANPYRCPVKKEGSLEFKDLSKAVIDNFARLEAECLVCIGGDGTLNIANRLYKDGLPVIGIPKTIDNDIRGTDITFGFDSAVYVATEGMDRVRTTAQSHHRVMIVEVMGRNAGWIALHAGIASGADVILIPEIPYDLDIITDKVDDRNCRGKRFTITVISEGARPKGGDKVVQRIVKESTDPVRLGGVGFVLGSQIEAKTGIETRTVVLGHLQRGGVPTPFDRVLATRLGTRAVDMLMDRLYGHMVGVKGNDLVEVPLEEVARGQRRVPVGNDLIVSARSVGTCFGDIRDINPEG, from the coding sequence GTGGTAAGAAAAGGTAGGATAGCCATCCTGACGGGTGGTGGCGATTGCCCTGGAATAAACGCCGTGATCCGGGCGGTGGCCAAGAAGGCCATGCTCGAACTGGAGATGGAAGTGGTGGGGATATCAGATGGTTATGAGGGGCTGCTGCACAACCGGCATCGAATACTCCATTACGACGACGTATCCGGCATTATCAACCTGGGCGGCACCATACTGGGCACATCTAATAAAGCCAATCCCTACAGGTGCCCCGTTAAAAAAGAAGGCTCCCTGGAATTCAAGGATTTATCAAAGGCTGTTATCGATAATTTCGCCCGGCTGGAGGCTGAATGTCTGGTGTGTATCGGCGGCGATGGCACGCTAAACATAGCAAACAGGTTGTATAAAGACGGCCTGCCTGTGATCGGCATCCCCAAGACCATCGATAATGATATCAGGGGGACGGATATCACTTTCGGATTTGATTCAGCGGTGTACGTCGCCACGGAGGGGATGGACCGCGTGCGCACCACCGCCCAGTCGCATCACCGGGTGATGATCGTGGAGGTAATGGGGCGCAACGCCGGCTGGATCGCCCTGCATGCCGGTATCGCCAGCGGGGCGGATGTGATACTTATCCCGGAGATCCCCTACGACCTCGATATCATCACCGATAAAGTTGATGACAGAAACTGCAGGGGTAAGAGGTTTACCATTACCGTGATATCGGAGGGCGCCAGGCCGAAGGGTGGGGACAAGGTGGTTCAGAGGATCGTCAAGGAAAGCACTGACCCGGTCCGCCTTGGCGGCGTAGGCTTTGTGCTGGGATCTCAAATTGAAGCTAAAACGGGGATTGAGACGCGTACGGTTGTCCTGGGCCACCTGCAGCGGGGCGGCGTGCCCACTCCCTTCGACAGAGTGCTTGCCACAAGGCTGGGCACCAGGGCTGTGGACATGCTGATGGACCGCCTCTACGGTCATATGGTGGGGGTTAAAGGAAACGATCTGGTGGAGGTGCCTCTGGAGGAAGTCGCGCGCGGACAGAGGCGTGTGCCCGTCGGCAACGATTTAATTGTCTCGGCCAGGTCCGTGGGGACCTGTTTCGGAGATATCAGGGATATCAATCCGGAAGGCTGA
- the hemL gene encoding glutamate-1-semialdehyde 2,1-aminomutase, giving the protein MKTIKNSERLFKRARRYLPGGVDSPVRAFGAVGDVPRFIVKGKGSRIFDADGNSYIDYVCSWGPLILGHADRRIVEALKHAAGKGTSFGAVTELETRLAAMICNALPSMEMVRFVSSGTEAAMSAIRLARAFTGRDRIIKFAGCYHGHCDSLLVSGGSGMATLGIPDSPGVTASTARDTLVAGYNDLDSVRRLLARYPDSVAAVIVEPIAANMGLVHPARSFLSGLQRLARRCGALLIFDEVITGFRVAYGGAQQLYQIRPDLTCLGKIIGGGLPVGAYGGRRDIMQMVAPSGKVYQAGTLSGNPLAMTAGITTLEILGDPSVYSQLEEKGELLQEGLAAAACDGCMPLSVARQGSLLTAFFSEQVISDYASARSCDTAVFARFFRGMMEQGIYWPPSQFEAAFLSLAHSRRDIYATVKAAKRVFRQIQDQAI; this is encoded by the coding sequence ATGAAAACAATCAAGAATTCCGAGCGTCTGTTCAAACGTGCCCGGCGCTATCTGCCGGGAGGCGTGGACAGCCCGGTCAGGGCCTTCGGGGCTGTGGGGGACGTCCCGCGCTTTATCGTGAAAGGTAAGGGCTCTCGGATTTTTGATGCAGACGGCAACAGCTATATCGACTATGTCTGTTCATGGGGTCCGCTGATACTGGGGCACGCAGACCGGCGCATTGTCGAAGCGTTGAAACACGCAGCGGGCAAGGGTACGAGCTTCGGAGCTGTCACGGAACTGGAGACGCGGCTGGCTGCGATGATATGCAATGCCTTGCCCTCAATGGAGATGGTGCGTTTCGTCAGCTCGGGTACCGAAGCGGCCATGAGCGCCATCCGCCTGGCCCGCGCTTTCACCGGCAGGGACAGGATCATCAAGTTCGCCGGATGCTATCATGGGCACTGCGACAGCCTGCTGGTCAGCGGCGGCTCGGGCATGGCCACGCTCGGCATACCGGATTCCCCCGGCGTGACAGCGTCCACAGCCCGGGATACGCTGGTGGCCGGCTACAACGATCTGGACTCGGTGCGCAGGCTGTTGGCCAGGTATCCTGACAGCGTCGCCGCCGTTATCGTTGAGCCCATAGCCGCCAATATGGGCCTGGTACATCCGGCCAGGAGCTTCCTCAGCGGCCTGCAGCGTCTGGCCAGAAGGTGCGGCGCGCTGCTCATCTTCGACGAGGTCATCACCGGATTCAGGGTGGCCTACGGCGGTGCACAGCAGCTTTATCAGATAAGGCCTGACCTCACCTGCCTGGGGAAAATAATCGGCGGCGGCCTGCCGGTGGGCGCCTACGGTGGACGGCGTGACATCATGCAGATGGTTGCGCCGTCGGGAAAGGTTTACCAGGCAGGCACACTCTCCGGCAATCCGTTGGCCATGACCGCCGGTATAACGACGCTCGAGATTCTGGGTGATCCGTCAGTTTATAGCCAGCTCGAGGAGAAAGGAGAGCTCCTGCAGGAAGGCCTGGCTGCCGCAGCCTGCGATGGCTGCATGCCGCTGTCAGTAGCGCGCCAAGGGTCCCTGCTCACAGCGTTTTTCAGTGAGCAGGTCATTTCCGATTATGCCTCCGCCCGTAGCTGCGACACGGCCGTCTTCGCCCGCTTCTTCAGAGGTATGATGGAGCAGGGCATCTACTGGCCACCCTCTCAATTCGAAGCCGCCTTCCTCTCGCTGGCGCACAGCCGGCGGGACATCTATGCCACGGTTAAGGCAGCGAAAAGGGTCTTCCGACAGATACAGGACCAGGCTATTTGA